From one Rosa rugosa chromosome 4, drRosRugo1.1, whole genome shotgun sequence genomic stretch:
- the LOC133707331 gene encoding uncharacterized protein LOC133707331 produces the protein MSNPAHALHEEEDDQGEVFLDEADIVGEIAVDEEDLPDADDEVDELDDCIHIFTGHSDELYAVICSPTDPTLVATGGKDDRGFLWKIGHGDWAFELQGHKDSVSSLAFSTDGQLLASGSLDGIIQIWDIASGNLKSTLEGPGGGIEWIKWHPRGHVVLAGSEDSAVWMWNADNGSYLNLFSGHGGRVSCGDFTPDGKTICTGSADTTLRIWNPKSGESIHVVQGHPYHTTGLTCLTISSDSTLAVTGSEDGSVYIVNITTGKVVSSLVSHLDSVECIGLAPSSPWAATGGMDKKLIIWDLQHSLPRCTCEHEDGVTCLTWLGTSRYLATGCMDGKVRLWDSLSGDCVRTLNGHNEPIQSLSVSSNQEFIVSVSTDGTARVFELHE, from the exons ATGAGCAATCCAGCTCATGCTCttcatgaagaagaagatgaccaAGGTGAGGTTTTTCTCGATGAAGCAGACATCGTTGGTGAAATTGCAGTCGACgaagaag ATCTTCCTGATGCAGACGATGAAGTTG ATGAGCTTGATGATTGCATACACATATTTACTGGTCATAGCG ACGAACTATACGCCGTTATATGCAGCCCGACAGATCCTACTTTGGTTGCAACAGGGGGTAAAGATGACAGAGGGTTTCTTTGGAAGATTGGACACGGAGATTGGGCTTTTGAGCTTCAAG GTCATAAGGATTCTGTTTCTAGCTTAGCATTTAGTACTGATGGACAGTTGCTAGCATCTGGAAGCTTGGATGGAATCATCCAAATTTGGGATATAGCATCAGGAAATCTAAAATCTACTTTAGAAGGTCCTGGTGGGGGAATTGAG TGGATCAAGTGGCATCCTAGAGGTCATGTGGTTTTGGCTGGTTCAGAAGACTCTGCAGTTTGGATGTGGAATGCTGACAATGGTTCCTATCTTAATTTATTTTCTGGTCATGGTGGTAGGGTGAGTTGTGGTGACTTTACCCCTGATG GAAAAACAATCTGCACTGGTTCTGCTGATACAACTTTGAGAATATGGAATCCAAAAAGTGGCGAGAGCATTCATGTGGTACAAG GTCACCCATACCATACTACAGGATTGACATGTTTGACAATAAGTTCTGATTCAACTTTAGCTGTTACTGGTTCTGAAGATGGTTCTGTCTATATTGTAAACATAACAACTGGAAAG gttgtTAGTTCCCTGGTTTCACATTTAGATTCAGTTGAATGTATCGGGCTTGCACCAAG CTCCCCTTGGGCTGCAACTGGAGGTATGGATAAGAAGCTTATTATTTGGGACTTGCAGCATTCATTGCCCCGTTGTACCTGCGAACATGAG GATGGAGTGACATGTTTGACATGGCTGGGCACATCCAGGTATCTAGCAACAGGCTGTATGGATGGGAAGGTTCGGTTATGGGATAGTCTCTCTGGTGATTGCGTAAGAACCTTGAATGGGCACAATGAGCCCATTCAGTCTCTCTCTGTATCTTCCAACCAAGAGTTCATTGTTTCAGTATCTACTGATGGAACTGCCCGAGTTTTTGAGTTACACGAGTAA
- the LOC133743276 gene encoding RING-H2 finger protein ATL52-like, whose product MGSIGSSSSSKTWIPYMNSRDCSQGFCSLYCPQWCYIVIPPPPSFEFPQDNSSSSPNFSPLVIAIIGILVSAFLLVSYYTIMSKYCGNEDRRRTRRGEDYGQNEELDGTQNPSIHEPWYVVTVGLDEGVIKSLGVYKYKNGDDLVEGTDCAVCLSEFEEDESLRLLPKCNHAFHLPCIDTWLKSHSNCPLCRASVVSTNAPTHQLPPVVIETPPSSSNEDENVIMGAQVAETGHPRNVEILHGDVIPKTPVRAFSDLGNSEERDTIIEIESDDAFDHQTVRRSVSMDYLCQNNRILVADILHMNDEEDEEHVQGCSQLESDEIAGPSKQSVAGGVGTHSRRKETLRHVAMKRSFSGGRLFLTRPARARHIVIPL is encoded by the coding sequence ATGGGATCTATAGGCAGTAGTAGTAGTTCAAAAACTTGGATACCATATATGAACAGCAGAGACTGTTCTCAAGGCTTTTGTAGTTTGTACTGTCCACAATGGTGCTACATCGTAATACCACCCCCTCCTTCCTTTGAGTTTCCTCAGGACaattcatcttcatctccaaattTCTCTCCTCTTGTTATTGCAATCATTGGCATTTTGGTGAGTGCCTTTCTTCTTGTGAGCTACTACACCATAATGTCCAAGTACTGCGGTAACGAGGACCGAAGAAGAACAAGACGCGGAGAAGACTATGGCCAGAATGAGGAGCTGGATGGTACCCAAAATCCTTCTATCCATGAACCGTGGTATGTTGTGACTGTCGGCTTGGATGAAGGTGTGATAAAGTCATTGGGAGTTTATAAGTACAAGAATGGAGATGACTTAGTTGAAGGGACGGATTGCGCTGTCTGTCTGAGTGAgtttgaagaagatgagagcCTGAGGCTGTTGCCCAAGTGCAACCATGCTTTTCATCTTCCATGTATTGATACATGGCTCAAGTCTCACTCGAATTGCCCTCTATGTCGTGCTAGCGTGGTTTCGACGAATGCTCCAACACATCAATTGCCTCCTGTTGTGATTGAAACTCCTCCAAGTAGTAGCAATGAAGATGAAAATGTAATCATGGGGGCACAAGTTGCAGAGACGGGTCATCCTCGAAATGTGGAGATATTGCATGGAGATGTCATTCCAAAGACACCAGTACGCGCTTTTAGTGATTTGGGTAATTCAGAAGAGAGGGATACCATAATAGAGATTGAAAGTGATGATGCATTTGATCATCAAACAGTCAGAAGATCAGTCTCCATGGACTATTTATGTCAGAATAATCGCATTTTAGTTGCCGATATTCTCCACAtgaatgatgaagaagatgaagaacatgTGCAAGGGTGCTCACAGTTAGAGTCAGATGAGATTGCTGGTCCTTCAAAACAATCAGTAGCTGGAGGAGTTGGAACTCATAGCCGCAGAAAAGAGACTCTGAGACATGTTGCAATGAAGAGATCATTTTCGGGTGGGAGATTGTTTCTAACTAGGCCTGCAAGAGCAAGGCATATAGTAATTCCACTCTAG
- the LOC133743277 gene encoding 28 kDa ribonucleoprotein, chloroplastic: MAAFEAALSLPSLYSPCSSKPLSFPKPLNLRIPNFVPPISHNFLFSPPPLIPTRNLSFELLCSAVQEITAGEEQLGQDSVEEETQNQQNLKRKLYVVNLPWSLTVVDIKNLFGECGDVKDVEIIKQQDGRNRGFAFVTMASGEEAQAVIDKFDSQELSGRTIKIEFAKQFKKPSPRPSTPQVQETRYKLYVSNLAWKARSSHLRDFVSLNFKTPVSARVVFDGPSGKSGGYGFVSFATKEEAEEAISALNGQELMGRPVNLKFSEKNVGESTSQEENVDSNQNEKEEEEKLESQPEES, translated from the exons ATGGCGGCATTTGAAGCTGCGCTGTCTCTCCCCTCACTCTACTCTCCATGTTCCTCTAAACCCCTCTCCTTTCCTAAACCCTTAAACCTTCGTATTCCCAATTTCGTCCCTCCCATTTCTCACAACTTCCTCTTCTCTCCTCCCCCACTTATCCCCACAAGAAACCTCTCTTTCGAGCTTCTGTGCTCCGCGGTGCAGGAGATTACAGCCGGGGAAGAACAGTTGGGACAAGACTCAGTGGAAGAGGAAACCCAAAACCAGCAAAACCTCAAGAGAAAGCTGTACGTTGTGAACTTGCCTTGGTCCCTCACTGTGGTCGATATCAAGAACCTGTTTGGAGAATGTGGGGACGTTAAAGACGTTGAG ATTATAAAGCAACAAGATGGGAGGAACAGAGGCTTTGCATTTGTCACAATGGCTTCTGGGGAAGAAGCTCAGGCTGTCATTGATAAATTTGACTCTCAG GAGCTATCAGGTAGAACTATCAAGATAGAGTTTGCAAAGCAATTTAAGAAACCATCTCCACGTCCTTCGACCCCCCAAGTTCAAGAGACTCGCTATAAACTTTATGTTTCCAATTTGGCATGGAAAGCAAGATCAAGCCATCTCAGAGACTTTGTCTCTTTAAATTTTAAAACTCCAGTTTCAGCCCGTGTCGTCTTTGATGGGCCTTCAGGGAAGTCTGGTGGATATggatttgtttcttttgctaCAAAGGAGGAGGCAGAGGAGGCAATTTCTGCTTTGAATGGGCAG GAATTGATGGGGCGGCCAGTGAATCTGAAATTTAGTGAGAAAAATGTAGGTGAATCtacaagccaagaggaaaacgTTGACTCCAACCAAAAtgaaaaggaggaggaagagaaatTGGAGAGTCAGCCTGAAGAATCATAA